A genomic stretch from Pararhizobium sp. IMCC21322 includes:
- the gpt gene encoding xanthine phosphoribosyltransferase, whose product MSSPQSDKAFPVSWDQFHRDARALAWRLAAKGEWKAIVCITRGGLVPAAIICRELDIRMIETVCVASYHDYKNQSELQVLKGVSQAVIDLEAGDGSSVLVVDDLTDTGKTAQVVRDMLPKAHFATVYAKPAGRPLVDTFITEVSQDTWIYFPWDMGYTFQPPIAKGAE is encoded by the coding sequence ATGAGCAGCCCGCAATCAGACAAGGCGTTTCCGGTTTCCTGGGACCAGTTTCACCGCGATGCACGCGCTTTGGCGTGGCGCCTGGCGGCCAAAGGAGAGTGGAAGGCCATTGTCTGCATCACCCGTGGCGGTTTGGTGCCAGCAGCCATTATCTGCCGCGAACTTGATATCAGAATGATCGAGACTGTCTGTGTAGCGTCCTATCACGACTACAAGAACCAGTCTGAGCTGCAGGTTCTCAAAGGCGTATCTCAGGCTGTGATTGATCTTGAAGCCGGTGATGGCTCTAGTGTGCTTGTGGTCGATGATCTGACTGATACCGGCAAAACCGCACAAGTGGTGCGCGACATGTTGCCAAAAGCGCATTTTGCCACCGTTTACGCCAAACCTGCAGGCCGCCCTCTGGTTGATACATTTATCACCGAAGTATCACAGGACACCTGGATCTATTTTCCGTGGGATATGGGCTACACGTTCCAGCCACCTATCGCCAAGGGTGCTGAATAG
- a CDS encoding glycogen/starch/alpha-glucan phosphorylase, whose protein sequence is MNITDTKPIDVATVRAEVLRHLKYSLGKDESHASVYDWRMSLSLTLRDLVVDPWFESTRTTYEAKGKRVYYLSMEFLIGRLIEDVAVNLRVDEIAEEAMESLGQNYATVVADEPDAALGNGGLGRLAACFLDSLSTLGIPAYGYGIRYEHGLFEQHFEDGRQVETAEGWLAQRHAWEFERPEVSYSIGFSGYVKESDGRAKWHPGETVLASAYDTPVVGWKGKWANTLRLWAAKPTRLFDLESFNQGDYLAATEPEALARTISRVLYPDDTTPVGKELRLKQEYFFTAASIQDLLRRFLSEGHNLRDLANKVAIQLNDTHPAVAGAELVRLLADEHGLSIAEAIEIARGCLGYTNHTLLPEALERWDEGLFARVLPRHHRIIELIEDAHVKATDGSVRIIEDGSVKMGELAFIMAHKVNGVSALHSELVKETVFSDLHAIYPDRITNMTNGVTPRRWLYSCNPPLRNLINRSIGGTWPDDLEQLDGLAKFADDAGFQQDFRTAKQQNKDRLSNWLKARDGVSLDPSAMFDVQIKRIHEYKRQLMNLLETVALWNEIRDNPNGNWTPRIKIFGGKAAPGYVVAKEIIHLINDVAKVINKDPVTSKFLQIVYPENYNVTMAEFLIPATDLSEQISTAGKEASGTGNMKFALNGAPTIGTLDGANVEIRERVGAENFYLFGLTAAEVVARRDEHDFACNAIEASPRLSRVLGQISDGVFSPQEPKRFASLVRRMYEHDYFLVTCDFDSYFETQRQIDVDFVDTESWTRKSILNTARVGWFSSDRTISGYADEIWNVHSATGS, encoded by the coding sequence ATGAACATCACAGATACAAAGCCAATTGATGTGGCAACAGTTCGTGCAGAAGTTCTGCGCCATTTGAAATATTCCCTCGGTAAGGATGAGAGCCACGCATCGGTCTATGATTGGCGCATGTCGCTGTCCCTGACCCTGCGTGATCTGGTTGTCGATCCCTGGTTTGAAAGCACACGCACCACTTATGAAGCCAAGGGCAAGCGGGTTTATTATTTGTCCATGGAGTTTCTGATCGGGCGTCTGATCGAGGATGTTGCCGTCAATCTCAGGGTTGATGAAATCGCTGAAGAAGCGATGGAATCGCTTGGGCAGAACTATGCAACGGTTGTTGCCGATGAGCCGGATGCCGCTTTGGGTAATGGCGGACTTGGGCGGCTGGCCGCCTGTTTTCTGGACAGTCTTTCGACGCTGGGTATTCCAGCCTATGGCTATGGCATTCGCTACGAACACGGTTTGTTCGAGCAGCATTTTGAAGACGGGCGTCAGGTCGAAACAGCGGAAGGCTGGCTTGCCCAGCGCCATGCCTGGGAATTTGAACGTCCAGAAGTCAGCTATTCAATTGGCTTTTCCGGCTATGTAAAAGAGTCTGATGGCCGCGCAAAGTGGCATCCCGGTGAAACCGTTCTGGCGTCTGCCTATGATACGCCGGTGGTTGGCTGGAAAGGGAAGTGGGCGAATACGTTGCGTCTTTGGGCCGCAAAGCCCACCCGTCTGTTTGATCTGGAAAGCTTTAATCAAGGTGATTATCTGGCCGCGACCGAACCAGAGGCTTTGGCGCGTACCATTTCCCGCGTGCTTTATCCCGATGACACGACACCTGTTGGCAAGGAATTGCGCCTGAAACAGGAATATTTCTTCACAGCGGCTTCCATCCAGGATTTGCTGCGCCGCTTTTTGTCGGAGGGTCATAATTTGCGTGATCTGGCCAACAAGGTCGCCATTCAATTGAACGACACTCATCCGGCGGTGGCTGGTGCAGAATTGGTGCGGCTGTTGGCGGATGAGCATGGTTTGTCAATTGCAGAAGCAATCGAGATTGCCCGAGGATGCCTTGGATATACCAACCACACCCTTTTGCCAGAAGCTTTGGAACGCTGGGATGAGGGGCTGTTTGCACGCGTTTTGCCACGCCACCATCGCATCATCGAACTGATTGAAGACGCGCATGTGAAGGCTACAGACGGGTCCGTTCGGATCATCGAAGATGGCTCTGTCAAAATGGGTGAACTGGCTTTCATCATGGCTCACAAGGTCAATGGCGTTTCGGCTTTGCACAGTGAACTGGTCAAGGAAACTGTGTTCTCGGACCTGCACGCCATTTATCCCGACCGTATTACCAATATGACCAATGGGGTTACGCCCCGGCGCTGGCTGTATTCCTGCAATCCGCCTTTGCGAAACCTCATCAATCGCAGCATTGGCGGGACCTGGCCGGATGATCTTGAACAGTTGGATGGTTTGGCAAAATTCGCAGATGATGCTGGGTTCCAGCAGGATTTTCGCACTGCGAAACAGCAGAATAAAGACCGTCTTTCAAACTGGTTGAAGGCTCGGGATGGCGTGTCACTTGACCCGTCCGCCATGTTCGATGTGCAGATCAAGCGCATTCATGAATACAAGCGTCAATTGATGAACCTGCTGGAAACAGTGGCGTTGTGGAATGAAATTCGGGACAATCCGAACGGGAACTGGACGCCGCGAATCAAGATTTTCGGTGGCAAGGCGGCACCGGGTTATGTTGTGGCCAAGGAGATCATCCATCTCATCAATGATGTGGCCAAGGTCATCAACAAGGATCCGGTGACGTCGAAATTCCTGCAGATCGTCTATCCGGAAAACTACAACGTCACAATGGCGGAATTCCTGATACCGGCGACAGATTTGTCCGAACAGATTTCAACCGCCGGTAAAGAAGCCTCCGGCACCGGTAATATGAAGTTCGCCCTCAACGGTGCGCCGACCATCGGCACATTGGACGGCGCAAATGTGGAAATTCGGGAACGGGTCGGGGCGGAGAATTTCTATCTGTTTGGCCTGACTGCGGCAGAAGTTGTGGCCCGGCGGGACGAACATGATTTTGCCTGCAACGCGATTGAAGCCAGCCCGCGTCTGTCCCGTGTTCTTGGGCAGATTTCTGATGGCGTTTTCTCTCCGCAAGAGCCAAAACGGTTCGCTTCTCTGGTGCGGCGCATGTACGAGCACGACTACTTCCTCGTGACCTGCGATTTCGACAGTTATTTTGAAACGCAGCGACAGATTGATGTCGACTTCGTTGATACAGAAAGCTGGACACGCAAATCCATTCTCAATACGGCGCGCGTGGGTTGGTTCTCGTCAGACCGCACAATATCAGGTTATGCTGACGAAATATGGAATGTGCATTCTGCAACCGGGTCATAA
- a CDS encoding D-tagatose-bisphosphate aldolase, class II, non-catalytic subunit encodes MTKALDYLFDLHSQANAGQPAGMTSVCSAHPMVIEAALIEAKETCSFACIEATCNQVNQDGGYTGMTPADFHDFVMSIARKLGFPVDRIVLGGDHLGPNPWRKMPTLDAMAKAIVMTRQYAAAGFGKIHLDASMSCADDPVPLPVPIVAERAAALAKAAEEGAKAGGYPGPAYIVGTEVPVPGGASEKLETVEVSRPQDAADTIEKHRIAFAERGLDDAFKRVVGLVVQPGVEFGHTNVIAFVPEAAEQLSAWRQEFGSVVFEAHSTDYQTADALADLVDGGFCILKVGPGLTFALREAFYGLDQIAGVLVPDYEAGSLPRTMERVMLAMPNDWNAYYHGAETSQFMQRHFSYSDRIRYYWTHKAANMAVEDLLACLEGMDLPDPLVSQFLPRHYADVVAGKVQPDARSLAIAAIRCALAPYSAACVR; translated from the coding sequence TTGACCAAAGCTCTGGATTATCTGTTCGATTTGCACAGTCAGGCGAATGCTGGCCAACCGGCGGGTATGACATCGGTATGCAGTGCGCATCCGATGGTGATTGAGGCCGCTCTCATAGAGGCTAAAGAGACCTGTTCTTTTGCCTGTATTGAGGCGACCTGTAATCAGGTTAATCAGGATGGCGGCTATACGGGTATGACCCCGGCAGACTTCCATGACTTTGTAATGTCTATTGCCCGGAAACTCGGTTTCCCGGTTGATCGGATTGTCCTGGGCGGAGACCATCTTGGCCCCAATCCCTGGCGTAAAATGCCAACTTTAGACGCGATGGCCAAGGCAATCGTCATGACAAGACAATACGCAGCAGCTGGCTTTGGGAAAATCCACCTCGATGCCAGCATGTCCTGTGCAGATGATCCCGTACCCTTACCGGTTCCCATTGTTGCCGAACGTGCAGCTGCATTGGCGAAGGCGGCAGAGGAGGGCGCAAAAGCCGGGGGATATCCCGGTCCCGCCTATATTGTTGGAACCGAGGTGCCTGTTCCTGGTGGGGCCTCTGAGAAATTGGAGACAGTGGAGGTCAGCCGTCCGCAGGATGCAGCTGATACCATTGAAAAGCACAGGATTGCTTTTGCAGAACGTGGTCTTGATGATGCTTTCAAGCGCGTTGTCGGCCTGGTCGTGCAACCCGGCGTCGAGTTTGGCCATACGAATGTGATTGCATTTGTGCCGGAGGCCGCTGAACAGCTTTCAGCCTGGCGACAGGAGTTCGGGTCGGTGGTTTTTGAAGCGCATTCAACCGACTACCAGACAGCAGATGCCCTGGCAGACCTTGTCGATGGCGGGTTCTGTATTCTGAAGGTTGGGCCGGGTCTGACCTTTGCATTGCGGGAGGCGTTTTACGGGTTGGATCAGATCGCCGGTGTACTTGTACCGGACTATGAGGCTGGAAGTCTGCCGCGCACAATGGAGCGGGTCATGCTCGCCATGCCGAATGACTGGAATGCTTACTATCACGGCGCTGAAACAAGCCAGTTCATGCAGCGGCATTTTTCCTATTCGGACAGGATTCGGTACTATTGGACCCATAAAGCAGCCAATATGGCTGTTGAAGACCTGTTGGCCTGCCTTGAAGGAATGGATTTGCCCGATCCCCTGGTTAGCCAGTTCCTACCGCGGCACTATGCAGATGTGGTTGCTGGCAAGGTGCAGCCAGATGCCAGATCATTGGCAATTGCAGCAATTCGCTGTGCATTGGCTCCATATTCTGCAGCATGTGTGCGATGA
- a CDS encoding tripartite tricarboxylate transporter permease, with the protein MAEAFGYFLIAWSDPWLLFLTGAGTLSGIYVGAIPGLSVTMAASILISFTFKWDVNEALALISGVFFGGVYGGSRTAILLNIPGAPSAIATAIEGYPLAKRGEAGEAIGLTTVMSVFGGFIGILALALFAPLISEFALMFQSRDYLLLGLIGILLVGTLSGESFAKGVFAGALGVLIGMVGLDPMTAEGRFTFNTITLMGGIPYVAAMIGFFGVAEALVQLHTLDVPAIKQKIDRIIPRFSDVKKYFWLAMRASGIGTIIGALPGTGGDIAALLAYDDAKRATKNPERPFGEGCREGLVAPEAANNAAVGGAYIPMLTLGIPGDAVTAVIIGALFIHGLRPGPLLLIETPHLFWFIVGSLTLANIFLLIFGLTGIRVFTKIVECPKAVLIPLIIILSAVGTYAIQNNPIDIYWMLLFGVVGYFMKTYGFQVGPVILGVILGPMMDSNYRRAMISARQDFGNFFWSFVSNPITLVLTTAFVLMILSQTPLWKIMFGRSRDETSKKA; encoded by the coding sequence ATGGCGGAGGCGTTTGGGTATTTTCTGATTGCCTGGAGTGATCCATGGCTGTTGTTCCTGACGGGAGCCGGGACCCTTTCTGGCATCTATGTTGGCGCAATTCCGGGTCTGTCTGTGACCATGGCAGCATCAATCCTGATTTCGTTCACATTCAAATGGGACGTCAATGAAGCGCTGGCGCTGATATCAGGCGTGTTTTTCGGTGGTGTCTATGGTGGCTCCCGAACCGCAATACTTTTGAACATTCCAGGCGCGCCCTCAGCCATCGCTACCGCAATTGAAGGCTATCCGCTGGCCAAGCGCGGAGAGGCCGGTGAGGCGATCGGGCTGACGACGGTCATGTCGGTGTTTGGCGGCTTTATCGGAATTCTGGCGCTGGCGCTGTTTGCGCCACTCATTTCAGAATTCGCCCTGATGTTTCAGTCTCGCGATTATCTGTTGCTGGGCCTGATTGGCATTCTTCTGGTGGGCACTTTGTCCGGTGAAAGTTTTGCCAAGGGCGTCTTCGCCGGAGCGCTTGGCGTGTTGATTGGCATGGTCGGACTTGACCCGATGACAGCTGAAGGACGTTTTACCTTCAACACCATAACGCTGATGGGCGGCATTCCCTATGTGGCGGCAATGATTGGCTTCTTTGGTGTTGCCGAGGCGCTGGTGCAGTTGCACACACTCGACGTGCCTGCCATCAAACAGAAAATCGACCGAATTATTCCGCGCTTCTCAGATGTGAAGAAGTATTTCTGGCTTGCCATGCGTGCATCAGGAATAGGTACTATCATTGGCGCGCTTCCGGGGACCGGCGGGGATATTGCCGCGCTGCTGGCCTATGACGATGCCAAGCGAGCCACAAAGAACCCGGAGCGCCCATTCGGTGAAGGGTGCCGCGAAGGGCTGGTCGCGCCGGAAGCTGCCAATAATGCCGCCGTTGGCGGGGCCTATATACCAATGCTCACCCTTGGTATTCCCGGTGATGCGGTGACTGCTGTCATTATTGGTGCGCTTTTCATTCATGGCCTCAGGCCGGGCCCGCTTTTGCTGATCGAAACACCGCATCTGTTCTGGTTTATTGTCGGTAGCCTGACGCTTGCAAACATCTTCCTGCTGATTTTCGGCCTGACCGGCATCCGCGTTTTTACAAAGATCGTTGAATGTCCAAAAGCTGTTCTGATTCCACTGATCATTATACTGAGTGCGGTTGGTACATACGCGATCCAGAACAATCCCATCGATATTTACTGGATGCTTTTGTTCGGGGTGGTTGGCTATTTCATGAAGACTTACGGGTTTCAGGTCGGTCCGGTTATTCTGGGAGTCATTCTGGGGCCGATGATGGATTCCAACTATCGCCGTGCCATGATTTCTGCACGACAGGATTTCGGGAATTTCTTTTGGTCATTCGTGTCCAATCCCATCACTCTGGTTTTGACCACAGCCTTTGTGCTTATGATTCTAAGCCAGACACCTTTGTGGAAAATAATGTTCGGTCGCAGCAGGGATGAGACTTCAAAGAAGGCGTAG
- a CDS encoding molybdopterin-binding protein, whose amino-acid sequence MAESEISTAAVLVIGDEILSGRTKDKNVGYIADRLTEVGIDLKEVRIVSDERAEIVAALNALRSRYTYVFTTGGIGPTHDDITADSVAAAFDVPIDVDQRAVDAMLERYEKSDLTEARLRMARIPEGAELIANPVSKAPGFNIGNVFVMAGVPSIMQAMMDDVVPRLKAGQVVHSETIEAGMGEGAVAQPLSALQDAFPDVSIGSYPYQRDGKFQTSLVLRSRNADRLAEAAQQLESILVGIHAGKA is encoded by the coding sequence ATGGCCGAAAGTGAAATCTCCACTGCCGCAGTTCTGGTCATTGGCGACGAAATTCTGTCAGGCCGGACCAAGGATAAGAATGTCGGCTATATTGCTGATCGATTGACCGAAGTCGGCATTGATCTGAAAGAGGTTCGGATTGTCAGCGATGAGCGGGCAGAGATTGTCGCAGCCCTCAATGCTTTGCGGTCCCGTTACACCTATGTGTTCACCACAGGCGGCATTGGCCCGACCCATGATGACATAACGGCGGACAGCGTGGCTGCCGCCTTTGATGTGCCAATTGATGTGGACCAGCGAGCCGTTGACGCGATGCTGGAGCGCTATGAGAAGTCGGACCTCACTGAAGCGCGCCTGCGCATGGCGCGCATTCCCGAAGGTGCAGAGCTGATTGCGAACCCGGTTTCAAAGGCTCCGGGTTTCAATATTGGCAATGTTTTCGTGATGGCGGGTGTGCCTTCCATCATGCAGGCCATGATGGATGATGTCGTGCCGCGCCTCAAAGCGGGACAGGTGGTGCATTCTGAAACGATTGAGGCAGGCATGGGGGAGGGTGCAGTGGCACAGCCGCTGTCTGCCTTGCAGGATGCTTTTCCCGATGTGTCGATTGGCAGTTACCCCTATCAACGTGATGGCAAATTTCAGACCAGCCTGGTGTTGCGCAGTCGCAATGCAGACAGGTTGGCGGAAGCTGCACAACAACTTGAATCCATATTGGTCGGCATCCATGCCGGCAAAGCCTGA
- a CDS encoding tripartite tricarboxylate transporter substrate binding protein: protein MKISMKLMGAVAALMVAGGVASAQDFPERELLGVVMWGAGGATDTVARAVNPAVEEALGKSVVVLNKSGGAGAISTAYVAAAPGDGYTFLYGAENPQLHPVMGVSKLDYSSFHPVNILGRGVAVIVVAADSKYQTMQELMADIAANPGAVNMGSTGPGGLPSTIAALIANSAPFEVTAIPYDGEGPGLTAMLGGEVDFMPSGISAAAEQVKAGKMRALAVVNTEPVDTLPDAPAITDAIPEMAKFLPWGPFYGAFVRGDTPDDVKATLEAAFKTAAESEAFKTLMGNRGNIIMNISGEEAAEFLVKWQQVTAWALQDTGVAKVSPEELGIPRP from the coding sequence ATGAAAATTAGCATGAAATTGATGGGCGCTGTTGCGGCGCTGATGGTTGCTGGCGGAGTTGCCTCCGCACAGGATTTCCCTGAGCGTGAGCTTCTGGGTGTTGTCATGTGGGGCGCAGGCGGCGCTACTGATACTGTGGCACGCGCTGTAAATCCGGCTGTCGAGGAAGCACTTGGCAAATCAGTTGTTGTATTGAACAAATCCGGCGGTGCGGGCGCGATTTCCACGGCTTATGTGGCCGCGGCTCCTGGCGATGGTTACACGTTCCTCTATGGTGCTGAAAATCCTCAATTGCACCCGGTGATGGGTGTGTCCAAGCTCGACTATTCCAGCTTCCACCCGGTTAATATTCTTGGGCGCGGCGTTGCTGTGATTGTGGTTGCAGCTGATTCAAAATATCAGACCATGCAAGAATTGATGGCAGATATTGCTGCCAACCCCGGCGCTGTGAATATGGGTTCAACCGGTCCCGGTGGTCTGCCAAGCACTATTGCTGCGCTGATTGCAAATTCGGCTCCATTTGAAGTAACCGCCATTCCGTATGATGGTGAAGGCCCCGGCCTGACCGCAATGCTTGGCGGCGAAGTTGATTTCATGCCATCAGGCATTTCAGCTGCGGCAGAACAGGTGAAAGCGGGCAAAATGCGCGCTTTGGCAGTGGTCAACACAGAGCCTGTCGACACGCTTCCTGATGCGCCGGCGATTACAGATGCGATCCCTGAAATGGCAAAATTCCTGCCATGGGGTCCGTTTTACGGTGCCTTCGTGCGCGGGGATACGCCTGATGATGTGAAAGCAACCCTTGAAGCTGCCTTCAAAACGGCTGCCGAGAGTGAAGCGTTCAAAACGCTGATGGGTAACCGTGGCAATATCATCATGAATATTTCGGGCGAAGAGGCCGCTGAGTTCCTCGTGAAATGGCAACAGGTTACAGCCTGGGCACTTCAGGACACCGGCGTTGCCAAAGTCAGCCCTGAAGAATTGGGCATTCCGCGTCCATAA
- the sfsA gene encoding DNA/RNA nuclease SfsA, with amino-acid sequence MKFASPLIEGTLIKRYKRFLADIKLDDGSEITAHCANPGAMLGLKEPGQRVWLSKSDNPKRKLAYSWELTEADNTIIGINTARPNALVEEAINNGTIAELQNYKTLRREVKYGTNSRIDILLSDAGKPDCYVEIKNVHMLRTPRLYEFPDSVTARGAKHLVEMTDMVAEGHRAVMVYLIQRDDGDRLSFAAEIDPNYANALANAHKAGVEAIAYVCKLTPERIEAYRPVPVEIPKG; translated from the coding sequence ATGAAATTTGCCAGCCCATTGATAGAAGGAACTTTGATCAAGCGCTACAAGCGGTTTTTGGCTGACATCAAGCTGGATGACGGCTCTGAAATCACCGCCCATTGCGCCAATCCGGGCGCCATGCTTGGCCTGAAAGAACCCGGCCAACGTGTGTGGCTGTCAAAATCGGACAATCCCAAGCGCAAGCTGGCTTATTCGTGGGAATTGACCGAAGCGGACAACACCATCATCGGCATCAATACAGCCCGGCCAAATGCCCTTGTAGAAGAGGCCATCAACAACGGCACGATTGCTGAATTGCAAAACTACAAAACCCTGCGGCGTGAGGTAAAATACGGCACGAACAGCCGCATCGACATATTGCTGTCTGACGCGGGAAAGCCGGATTGCTATGTTGAAATCAAGAATGTTCACATGCTGCGCACTCCACGACTTTATGAATTCCCGGATTCCGTCACTGCACGCGGCGCAAAACATCTTGTGGAAATGACAGATATGGTGGCCGAGGGGCACCGTGCAGTCATGGTCTATCTGATCCAGCGGGATGATGGTGATCGGCTGAGCTTTGCCGCAGAAATCGACCCCAATTATGCAAACGCCTTGGCGAATGCACATAAGGCGGGCGTCGAAGCCATTGCCTATGTCTGCAAGCTGACGCCTGAGCGCATTGAAGCTTATCGACCCGTACCGGTTGAGATACCGAAGGGTTGA
- a CDS encoding lysozyme, whose amino-acid sequence MQVSLSGIASILSYEEIILTAYDDGYGILTIGAGHTGKAGTPKPKKGMKIDLVEAFNIFRQDLEKFARQVRSEIDVALSQNQFDALVSWHFNTGKIWDSTLTKRLNTGDYNSVSEEMARWKFAQGKLSNGLVNRRKHEIAIFASGDYGERPVVVRQSKGAKVKTLSPAEIAVLMGDVPDTDEEKTIEQLLANPKSKLLPQYRPRQSEALSRQTMELYEHLIPIEDRNESVSVLGVRGYYENSLGKKGANDRGLYDDAIFIIEPDGVHNFNANTDPSRFRKGIAQLKARQALRYIPGPHGYNRKNGPYPAFRQDSECTVNRDGTGEDTGIFWINLHRGGLTGTSSAGCQTIPPHQWNEFRTLLNTLLERYGQETFQYVLLDEADVPDEVPGAISVTAPKTIPVSSKIQPDMPTGDIAMPTKDTTEVMNVLQEALELAARIRSLRTGADIDRAALGKGAIGDGKVDLNDAFAVLAALSGDGKTDPADLLRGAKKLTPINGVLGQTVGKLLNGKKTGIGLIGLVATSLVSIFAPELNLVGNAAQTAVEVAPTVFSKASDAATTLFGGTFAWGVLGKVEKWYHHLKAAR is encoded by the coding sequence ATGCAAGTAAGTTTATCTGGTATTGCATCAATTTTGAGTTACGAAGAAATCATCCTGACTGCTTATGATGATGGTTATGGAATACTCACCATAGGCGCCGGACATACTGGCAAGGCGGGCACTCCAAAGCCAAAAAAAGGTATGAAGATTGATTTGGTCGAAGCTTTCAATATCTTCCGCCAGGATTTAGAGAAATTTGCGAGACAAGTGCGTTCTGAGATCGACGTAGCACTGAGCCAAAATCAGTTTGATGCGCTTGTTTCCTGGCATTTCAACACCGGTAAAATTTGGGACTCAACCCTGACCAAAAGGCTGAATACCGGCGATTACAACAGCGTTTCTGAGGAAATGGCACGTTGGAAATTCGCTCAGGGCAAACTGTCAAACGGGTTGGTGAACCGTCGCAAGCACGAAATTGCTATTTTTGCTTCTGGTGATTATGGTGAACGCCCGGTGGTGGTGCGCCAGTCAAAGGGTGCAAAAGTAAAAACGCTTTCGCCAGCGGAAATCGCAGTCTTAATGGGAGATGTTCCCGATACTGACGAAGAAAAGACAATCGAGCAGTTGCTTGCAAATCCCAAATCCAAACTGTTGCCGCAATATCGTCCCCGGCAGTCTGAAGCGTTATCACGCCAGACCATGGAGCTTTATGAACATCTAATTCCGATTGAGGATCGCAATGAATCCGTAAGCGTGTTGGGCGTCCGTGGATATTATGAGAATTCCCTTGGTAAAAAGGGCGCCAATGATCGCGGACTTTACGACGACGCCATATTCATAATTGAGCCGGATGGTGTTCATAATTTCAATGCCAACACCGATCCCTCACGTTTTCGCAAGGGCATTGCCCAGCTCAAAGCGCGGCAGGCCTTACGCTACATTCCTGGGCCTCATGGCTACAATCGAAAAAACGGTCCCTATCCTGCATTCCGTCAGGATTCCGAATGCACGGTCAACCGTGATGGAACTGGTGAGGATACGGGAATTTTCTGGATCAATCTTCATCGCGGCGGCTTGACCGGTACGTCAAGCGCAGGATGCCAGACCATACCTCCGCATCAGTGGAATGAATTTCGCACATTGTTGAACACACTGCTCGAACGATATGGGCAGGAAACGTTCCAATATGTGTTGCTCGACGAGGCTGATGTTCCAGATGAAGTGCCGGGCGCTATCAGCGTGACCGCGCCGAAAACAATCCCGGTCTCATCCAAGATTCAACCAGATATGCCTACGGGAGACATTGCAATGCCGACAAAAGACACCACTGAAGTGATGAATGTTTTGCAGGAAGCACTTGAATTGGCAGCACGAATTCGATCTCTGCGAACCGGAGCTGATATCGACCGTGCAGCATTGGGCAAGGGCGCGATTGGGGATGGGAAGGTCGACCTCAATGACGCATTTGCTGTATTGGCAGCTTTGTCGGGCGATGGAAAAACCGACCCGGCAGACCTTTTGCGCGGGGCCAAAAAACTCACTCCGATCAATGGTGTGCTGGGTCAGACTGTCGGCAAATTGTTGAATGGCAAAAAGACCGGCATCGGCTTGATAGGTCTGGTAGCGACCAGCCTGGTTTCAATTTTTGCTCCCGAGCTCAATTTGGTGGGAAATGCCGCCCAAACGGCCGTTGAAGTTGCGCCGACGGTCTTTTCCAAAGCCAGCGATGCAGCCACCACGCTGTTTGGCGGCACCTTTGCCTGGGGTGTGCTGGGCAAAGTCGAGAAATGGTACCACCACTTGAAAGCTGCCCGGTAA
- a CDS encoding tripartite tricarboxylate transporter TctB family protein: MATDHAPQTVDGDAGRRRPGELVFALVILVFSVAAFWQSYEISGFTGKTTPGVFPMLASGTLVVSGLLILLSALNTRAPDTSDGSVTKRFFTEVVSLHHIVLIALVLGYLLLMPWFGFLLSSGIFLLAAFQYLWRKNVFVTLLLTALALATIYVIFREVFQVVLPQGTLLRGLL, encoded by the coding sequence ATGGCGACTGATCACGCGCCGCAAACCGTGGACGGGGATGCCGGACGACGTCGACCCGGTGAGCTGGTTTTTGCACTTGTTATCCTGGTTTTCTCGGTGGCTGCCTTTTGGCAGTCTTACGAAATTTCCGGCTTTACCGGCAAGACGACACCCGGTGTTTTTCCCATGCTTGCCTCTGGAACGCTTGTTGTTTCAGGTCTGCTGATCCTGCTTTCGGCACTCAATACGCGCGCTCCTGATACAAGCGATGGCTCCGTCACAAAGCGCTTTTTTACCGAAGTGGTTTCGCTTCATCACATCGTTCTCATCGCACTTGTTCTGGGCTATCTGCTTCTCATGCCCTGGTTCGGTTTTTTGCTGAGTTCCGGGATTTTTCTTTTGGCTGCTTTCCAGTATCTGTGGCGCAAGAATGTATTTGTCACATTGCTTTTGACCGCGCTCGCGCTGGCCACGATCTACGTTATTTTCCGAGAAGTTTTCCAGGTGGTTCTTCCGCAGGGAACGCTGCTGAGGGGCCTTCTTTGA